The following is a genomic window from Nitrospira lenta.
TGTGGATGACGATCCGAACGGACGAGAAGGCCTCACCGCCTTCTTTAGAGACCGCCAGTGGGATGTCCTGGAAGCCGCCTCAGGCCGGGAAGCGCTGGACACCATGGAGCACCACGGAGTCGATGCGGTGTTCTTGGAGGTTGCCGCGCAGGGCGTGGACGGCCCCGAAATACTCAGGGCTCTACGGCGGCACGTTCGAAACCTGCCGATCGTGATCATGGGCACACTGATGACGCCAGAGTTGCGGCGTGTGTGGCGCAGCCGGGGAGCCATGGACTGCCTGGTCAAGCCAGT
Proteins encoded in this region:
- a CDS encoding response regulator transcription factor; this encodes MTAQRYTASAHTWRHTQRVLIVDDDPNGREGLTAFFRDRQWDVLEAASGREALDTMEHHGVDAVFLEVAAQGVDGPEILRALRRHVRNLPIVIMGTLMTPELRRVWRSRGAMDCLVKPVEPRILSALLIAWVPSSGFADS